The proteins below come from a single Malus domestica chromosome 03, GDT2T_hap1 genomic window:
- the LOC103448961 gene encoding protein NETWORKED 1D, which produces MATASQADSRRKYSWWWDSHISPKNSRWLQENLTDMDAKVKHMIKLIELDADSFARRAEMYYKQRPELMKLVEEFYRAYRALAERYDHATGALRQAHRTMAEAFPNQVPFAMGDDSPAGSSASEADPRTPEMPHPMRAFLDLDEMPKDAPGISSSHFLGVKKNGAYTDESDSGTSRMGLKQLNDLFGSGEGRAKKGLNFPDEEEKDRSMQDNETHNVKARSLSESDRLGKAETEISNLKVALAKLEAEKEAGLLQYQQCLERLNNLESEVARAHEDSRGLNERASKAEAEVQASKEALAKLESERDASLLQYQQCLEKITNLEDSISCAQKDAAELNDRASKVETEAGTLKQDLAKVVAEKEAALAQYQQCLEMISNLEEKILHIEEDTRRINERAVKAEGEVETLKQAIAKLNEEKEAAALQYHQCLETISALEHKIASAQEEAQRLHSEIDDGIAKLKGSEEKCILLAQSNQTLQSELESLVQKMESQGEELTEKQKELGRLWTSIREERLRFLEAETAFQTLQHLHSQSQEELRSMYSELHNGALIMKDMETRNQVLEDEVQNSKEENKRLSELNLSSSMSIKNLQDEILILRETIRKLEEELGLRVDQRNALQQEIYCLKEELNGLNKKHQVMLEQVESVGLNPECLASSVKELQGEKSQLEQMCEADRSEKAALLEKLEIMQKLLEKNVLLENSLSDLNLELEGVRGKVKELEESCQSHLEEKGTIAAENAALLSQLQIMTENLKKSSENNKILENSLCDANAELEGLRVKSKSLEESCLLLDNEKSGLTKERENVVSELGATQQRLAGLEKGYTEIEEKLSALEKERESALRKVEELHVFLDSEKQKHASFVQLSETQMAGMGLQISRLQAEGMCMKKEYEVEQDKAVNAQIEIFVLQKCIKDLEEKILSLMVERQNLLEASKMSEKQVSDLEHGNLEQQVEIKSFLLQTKVLRMGLYQVLKTLDVEANLSCAGEVEQDETLLNNILVKLQETQNSLSETCDQNQQLVIEKSVLIEMIDQLKLEAANHMRERNTLDGEFKNQSEKLVVLQSGAQRLEEKNEELKLKVVEGDHREQVLRTEIDDLHEQFLDLQSAYNDVLEENGKMLVEKGALTKMVSNLWEENRDLEEEKCVMFGETIYHNNFSLVLKDFISRKLQELEELTDYLDKLHLGKNDLEDKVRMLEGKLEDTRMDNVQLKESLNKSENELELVKSVNDQLNGEIANAKDASYHKENELLEVHQAISVLQNERQELHALVEDMNGKYGEAKVVLQDQEKQILKLSADNELHIKETGNLCVVNQELESEVQKMQQKAEKTKIKEEGLINELQKERQEIEMWLFQAATLFGELQGSNIRETLFEGKIRELIEACQILEDRSNSRGIENKILKERVCALEDENGGLQAQLAAYIPAVISLKECITSLEKHILADTGSHKLDTEESKDALLHAESPQMDGDQTATVSDGVLDLQDLQRRLEAIEKAVVEKEGHVSVNQVRDTMKKREISGSGNEVLTKDIVLDQISECSSYGISRRETIEPDAQMLELWETSDQDGSIDLTVGNSQKAGAVPTDHSQMEAVKEHNKGHPSSESLVEKELGINKLELSRRFTQPRQEGNKRSILERLDSDVQKLTNLQITVEDLKTKVEITEKSKKGNNMELDSVKGQLEEAKEAITKLFDANQMLMKSVEDDPPSSAGSSGEVPDESGSVRRRRLSEQAKRGSENIGRLQLQVQKLQFLLLKIDGEKDSKGSARIIERKKSVLLRDYLYGVGKPVNQGKRKKSPFCACIQPPTKGD; this is translated from the exons ATGGCTACCGCGTCGCAGGCAGACTCTAGACGCAAGTATTCTTGGTGGTGGGACAGCCACATAAGCCCGAAGAATTCAAGATGGCTTCAGGAAAATCTTACAG ATATGGATGCCAAAGTCAAACACATGATCAagctcattgaattggatgccGATTCCTTTGCTAGGAGGGCAGAGATGTACTATAAACAGCGCCCAGAATTAATGAAATTGGTAGAAGAGTTCTATCGAGCATACCGTGCATTAGCTGAGAGATATGATCATGCAACTGGGGCGCTGCGCCAGGCTCATCGAACCATGGCAGAAGCATTTCCCAACCAAGTTCCCTTTGCAATGGGAGATGATTCACCTGCAGGTTCCTCTGCTAGTGAGGCTGATCCCCGTACACCTGAGATGCCACATCCAATGCGGGCATTCTTAGACCTTGATGAAATGCCAAAAGATGCTCCGGGAATCTCCTCATCCCATTTCCTTGGTGTAAAAAAGAATGGAGCTTATACCGATGAATCTGACTCTGGAACAAGCAGAATGGGCTTGAAACAGCTGAATGATCTATTTGGGTCTGGAGAAGGAAGGGCGAAAAAAGGTCTCAATTTtcctgatgaagaagaaaaagaccGCAGCATGCAGGACAATGAGACCCATAACGTCAAGGCTCGATCATTGTCCGAGTCTGATCGACTGGGTAAAGCAGAGACAGAAATTTCAAACTTGAAGGTGGCCCTTGCTAAATTAGAAGCCGAAAAGGAAGCTGGCCTACTTCAGTACCAACAGTGTTTAGAGAGGTTAAATAATCTGGAGTCTGAAGTCGCTCGTGCACATGAGGATTCCAGGGGACTGAACGAGCGAGCCAGTAAAGCTGAAGCTGAAGTTCAAGCTTCGAAGGAAGCACTTGCTAAATTAGAGTCTGAAAGGGATGCTAGCCTTCTGCAGTATCAGCAGTGTTTGGAGAAAATCACTAATCTGGAGGACAGTATCTCTTGTGCCCAAAAGGATGCTGCAGAGCTCAATGATCGCGCGAGTAAAGTTGAAACTGAAGCTGGAACTCTAAAGCAAGATCTTGCAAAGGTCGTAGCTGAGAAAGAAGCTGCGCTTGCACAATATCAACAATGTCTAGAAATGATATCAAATCTGGAGGAAAAAATACTGCATATTGAGGAGGATACAAGAAGAATTAATGAGCGAGCTGTTAAAGCCGAAGGTGAAGTTGAAACCTTGAAGCAAGCAATTGCCAAGTTAAATGAAGAGAAGGAAGCTGCTGCTCTCCAGTACCACCAGTGCTTGGAAACCATATCTGCTCTGGAGCATAAGATAGCTAGTGCTCAAGAGGAGGCCCAACGGCTACACTCTGAAATAGATGATGGGATTGCAAAGTTAAAGGGTTCTGAAGAAAAGTGTATTCTGCTGGCACAATCAAATCAGACGCTCCAATCTGAGTTGGAGTCTTTGGTGCAGAAAATGGAATCTCAGGGTGAAGAACTGACTGAGAAGCAGAAGGAGTTGGGCAGACTCTGGACTTCCATACGCGAAGAGCGTTTGCGATTCTTGGAGGCTGAAACTGCTTTCCAGACACTGCAGCATTTGCATTCTCAATCCCAGGAGGAACTTAGATCTATGTATTCTGAACTTCACAATGGAGCTTTAATTATGAAGGACATGGAAACGCGTAATCAGGTTTTGGAGGACGAAGTCCAGAATTCGAAGGAGGAAAACAAGAGGCTGAGTGAGCTCAATCTGTCTTCATCCATGTCAATAAAAAATCTGCAAGATGAGATCTTAATCTTGAGGGAGACAATTAGAAAACTTGAAGAGGAACTCGGACTCCGAGTAGACCAAAGAAATGCTCTCCAGCAAGAGATATACTGCCTGAAAGAGGAACTCAATGGCTTGAACAAGAAACACCAAGTTATGCTAGAGCAGGTAGAGTCAGTTGGCTTGAATCCAGAGTGCCTTGCGTCATCTGTGAAGGAACTGCAGGGTGAAAAATCACAGCTAGAACAGATGTGTGAGGCTGATAGAAGTGAGAAAGCGGCACTGTTAGAAAAGTTGGAAATCATGCAGAAACTTCTGGAGAAAAATGTTCTTTTGGAGAATTCCCTTTCGGATTTGAACCTTGAGTTAGAAGGTGTTAGAGGGAAGGTAAAGGAGTTGGAAGAATCATGTCAATCTCATCTGGAAGAAAAAGGTACAATTGCTGCTGAAAATGCCGCCCTACTTTCCCAGTTACAAATTATGACCGAGAACTTGAAGAAATCATCGGAGAATAACAAAATTTTGGAGAATTCCCTTTGTGATGCAAATGCTGAACTTGAAGGCTTGAGGGTAAAATCAAAGAGCTTAGAAGAGTCCTGTCTATTGCTTGATAACGAGAAGTCTGGTCTGACCAAGGAGAGAGAAAATGTAGTTTCTGAGTTGGGCGCTACTCAGCAAAGACTGGCAGGTCTGGAAAAAGGATATACAGAAATAGAAGAGAAACTCTCTGCTcttgagaaagaaagagaatccGCACTTCGTAAAGTGGAAGAGCTACATGTTTTCTTGGATTCTGAGAAACAAAAACATGCCAGTTTTGTTCAGTTGAGTGAAACCCAGATGGCTGGTATGGGATTGCAGATCTCTCGTCTCCAAGCAGAAGGCATGTGCATGAAGAAAGAATATGAAGTGGAACAAGACAAAGCTGTGAACGCGCAGATTGAAATCTTTGTCTTGCAGAAATGCATAAAAGATCTGGAAGAAAAGATCTTGTCCCTCATGGTTGAGCGTCAAAATCTGTTGGAGGCATCCAAAATGTCAGAGAAACAGGTTTCTGACCTAGAGCATGGAAATCTTGAGCAACAGGTGGAGAttaaatctttccttttgcaaaCGAAAGTACTGAGAATGGGGCTGTATCAGGTGTTGAAGACTCTTGACGTGGAGGCAAACCTCAGTTGTGCAGGAGAGGTTGAGCAAGACGAAACACTTCTTAACAACATTCTTGTCAAACTTCAAGAGACGCAAAATTCTCTCTCTGAAACTTGTGATCAAAATCAGCAGTTGGTTATTGAGAAGTCAGTTCTCATAGAAATGATTGACCAACTAAAACTAGAGGCAGCAAATCATATGAGAGAAAGAAACACCCTGGACGGAGAGTTCAAGAATCAGTCTGAGAAGCTTGTGGTGTTACAGAGTGGGGCCCAAAGACTTGAGGAGAAGAATGAAGAATTGAAGTTGAAAGTAGTGGAGGGAGACCACAGAGAGCAAGTGTTGAGGACTGAAATAGATGATCTGCATGAGCAGTTCTTGGACTTGCAGAGTGCATACAACGATGTATTGGAAGAGAATGGCAAGATGCTTGTAGAGAAAGGAGCTTTGACAAAGATGGTATCGAATTTGTGGGAAGAGAATCGTGACCTCGAAGAGGAGAAATGTGTCATGTTTGGTGAAACGATATATCACAATAACTTTTCACTTGTTCTCAAAGATTTTATTTCAAGAAAGCTGCAGGAACTGGAAGAGCTCACTGACTATTTAGATAAACTTCATCTTGGAAAGAATGACCTGGAAGATAAGGTAAGGATGTTGGAGGGGAAGTTAGAAGATACACGGATGGACAACGTACAGCTCAAGGAGTCATTGAATAAGTCCGAGAATGAGCTGGAGTTAGTTAAATCTGTTAATGATCAATTGAATGGTGAaattgcaaatgcaaaggatGCGTCGTACCATAAAGAAAATGAGcttttggaagtacatcaggcCATCAGTGTGCTACAGAATGAGAGGCAAGAGTTGCATGCGTTAGTGGAGGACATGAATGGTAAGTATGGTGAGGCTAAGGTGGTACTACAAGATCAAGAGAAGCAAATTCTCAAACTCTCTGCAGACAATGAACTTCATATCAAAGAGACTGGCAACCTTTGTGTAGTGAATCAGGAGTTGGAGTCAGAAGTGCAGAAAATGCAGCAAAAAGCtgaaaaaactaaaatcaaagaggaaggtttgatcaatgAACTGCAAAAGGAAAGACAAGAGATAGAAATGTGGTTGTTTCAGGCTGCCACATTATTTGGCGAACTGCAGGGTTCCAACATTCGTGAAACATTGTTTGAAGGAAAGATTCGCGAGCTCATTGAAGCATGTCAGATCCTCGAAGACAGAAGCAATTCCAGAGGCATCgagaacaaaattttgaaagaaaGAGTTTGCGCATTGGAAGACGAAAATGGAGGGCTACAAGCTCAGTTGGCTGCATATATTCCAGCTGTCATCTCTTTGAAGGAGTGTATAACATCGCTTGAGAAGCATATACTCGCAGACACCGGTTCTCATAAACTTGACACTGAAGAATCAAAG GATGCCCTTCTGCATGCTGAAAGCCCTCAAATGGATGGAGATCAAACAGCCACAGTATCAGATGGTGTTTTGGACTTGCAGGATTTACAAAGAAGACTTGAAGCTATTGAAAAGGCAGTGGTGGAAAAGGAAGGTCATGTTTCTGTAAATCAGGTTCGTGACACTATGAAGAAGCGTGAAATATCTGGATCAGGGAATGAAGTTCTGACAAAAGACATCGTTCTTGATCAGATATCGGAGTGTTCATCCTATGGGATAAGCAGAAGAGAAACCATAGAGCCTGATGCTCAGATGCTTGAGTTGTGGGAGACCAGTGACCAGGATGGCAGCATTGATTTGACAGTTGGCAACTCCCAGAAGGCAGGCGCTGTACCAACTGACCACAGTCAGATGGAGGCAGTAAAGGAGCACAATAAAGGACATCCCTCTTCTGAATCATTGGTTGAGAAAGAATTGGGTATTAACAAATTAGAACTCTCTAGGAGATTTACGCAGCCCCGTCAAGAAGGGAACAAGAGAAGCATCCTAGAAAGACTTGATTCCGATGTGCAAAAGTTGACAAACCTTCAAATTACTGTGGAAGACCTGAAGACAAAGGTGGAGATTACTGAGAAGAGCAAAAAGGGCAATAATATGGAACTTGATAGCGTAAAGGGGCAGCTGGAAGAAGCCAAAGAGGCCATTACGAAGTTGTTTGATGCCAATCAAATGTTGATGAAGAGCGTTGAAGATGATCCCCCGTCCTCTGCCGGATCTTCTGGGGAAGTACCAGATGAAAGTGGGAGCGTGAGAAGGAGGAGACTTTCTGAACAAGCAAAAAGAGGGTCGGAAAACATTGGGCGGTTGCAGTTACAGGTTCAGAAACTGCAGTTTCTTCTTCTGAAAATCGATGGCGAAAAAGACAGCAAAGGATCAGCTAGAATCATCGAGCGGAAGAAAAGTGTTCTTCTTCGCGACTACCTCTATGGCGTGGGAAAACCCGTCAACCAAGGGAAACGGAAGAAATCGCCCTTCTGTGCATGCATACAGCCCCCAACCAAGGGAGATTAA